CGACGTCCCGACCGGCGGGACGCGGATGGACGCCGCCCGCGCCGCCGCGACGACACTCGTCCAGGGGCTCGACCCGGCGACCGAGCTCGGGCTGACGGTCTTCGGCACGGGCACGGGCAACTCCGACGCGGAGCGCGCGGCGGGCTGCTCCGACGTCACCACGCTGCAGCCGGTCGGGCCCGTCGACGCGGCCGTGTTCTCGGCGGCGATCGCGGGCATCGCCGAGTCGGGCTTCACTCCGATCGGCCCGGCGCTGCGCTCCGCGGCCGATCAGCTGCCGGCCGACGAGCCCGCGACGATCGTCCTCGTCAGCGACGGCGTCGACACCTGCTCGCCGCCGTCGTCGTGCGAGGTCGCCGGAGTCGTGCTCGACGAGCATCCGCTGCTCTCGATCGAGGTGATCGGCTTCGCGGTCGACGCCGACGAGCAGGCGCAGTCGCAGCTGCAGTGCATCGCGACGCTCGGCTCCGGCAGCTACGTGGACGCCGCCGACGCCGATCAGCTCGCCGCGAGGCTGCGGGCGGCGACCGCGTCCGGCGACGTCGTGACGGCGGAGGGCTACGGCGCGGCGCGGCTCGGCATGACCCTCGAGCAGGCGCGCTTCGCGCTGGACGGCTTCGCGATCACCGAGCAGACGACCGAGATCGTGTACGTCGACTGCACCGACGCGACCCTCGAGTTCCGCTCGGGCGTCCTCACCCTGATCACCCCGAAGGCGACGACGTCGACCGCCGACGGGATCACGGAGGGAGTGGACGTCTCGGTCGCGACCGCGGTCTACGGGACGCCCTCCGCCCCGACCCGCGTCGACGACGGCTGGTCGGTCGACTACGCGTCGGCCCCGGGCAGCGCGACCGGTTACCGCATCGTCTACGACGGCCCCTCCGACAGCACGGTGTCCGGACGCATCCTGCGCATCGTCGTCTGCACCTGCGGGCCCGACGCCTCCGAGGCCAGCCTCACCAGCTCGCTGGTCTCGTCGTGGCAGGTGACGCTCGACGCCGTCGGCCCGATCCGGCTGGGCGAGTCCTTCGACGAGATCGGAGCCGAGATCCCGCTGCTCTCGGAGGGGCTGCCCGAGTACTGCACGTGGGCCCGCTACCTCGACACGGGGACGGACGCGGTGTCGGTCGATCTCGTCGCACGAGGCGACTCCACCGAGAACCGCGTTCTCATGATCGTGATCCAGGGCCCCTCCGCGTCCGCTCCCGCGCCGCGGAGCTGGCGGGACATCGGTTTCGGCTCGTCGCTCCCGCAGCTGCTCGCGGCACATCCGGACGCCTCGGTCATCCGCGACGAGAAGTACGGCGACTACGCGGTGGTGAGCGGTCCTTCCGGGAGCTCCCTGTTCTTCCACCTCGAGCAGGACTACGTCGACGGCATCACTCTCGCCGAGGGGTCGGAGCCGCCCTACGAGTGGTGCGTCTGACGCCGGCCGGGCGCGCAGCTCACGACGCGGCCTTCTTCTCCTCCACGGACTCCGACGCCGCCGCGGCGGGCTTCTTCGCCGACTTCTTCGCCGCCGGCTTCTTCTTCGGCGCGGCCTTCTCCGAAGGAGCCGCCTTCGCCGCAGAAGCGGCCTTCTTCGCGGGAGCCGCCTTCTTCTTCGGCGCCGGCGCCGCCTCCGCCGCCCCCGCCTTCGCCCCGCGGCTGCGCTCCACCGAGCGCTTCAGCGCCTCCATCAGGTCGAGCACCTCGCCGCCGCCCTCCTCCTCGGGCGCCTCGCCGAACGTGGCGGCCGTGTCGAGGGCGTCGCCCTGCTCGATCTTCGCGTCGATGAGGGTGCGCAGCTGCACCTGGTAGGCGTCGGTGAACTTCGCCGCGTCGAAGTCCTCCGAGTAGGAGTCCACGAGGTGCGACGACATCTCGAGCTCGCGCGCGGCGATGCGCGTCGTGCCCTCGAGGGAGGGGAACTCGACCTCGCGGACCTCGTCGGCCCAGAGCAGCGTCTGCAGCATCAGCAGCTTGCCGCGCACGCGCAGCGCCGCGAGCCGGGTCTTCTGCCGGAGGGCGAACTCGACGATCGCGGTGCGGTCCGTCTCCTCGAGCGTGCGCCGCAGCAGCACGTAGGCCTTGGGGGAGGAGGAGTCGGGCTCGAGGATGTAGGCGCGGTCGAACATGATCGGGTCGACCTGGTCGCTCGGCACGAACTGCACGACGTCGATCTCGCGGTCGCGCTCCTCCGGCAGCGCCTTGAGCTCGTCCTTGGAGAGCACCACGGTGCGCTCGCCGTCGTCGTAGGCCTTGTCGATGTGGTCGAAGCTCACGACCTCGCCGCAGATCTCGCACTTGCGCTGGTACCGGATCCGCCCGCCGTCGGCGTCGTGCACCTGGTGCAGGGCGATGTCGTGGTCCTCGGTCGCGCTGTAGATCTTCACCGGCACGTTGACCAGGCCGAAGGTGATCGCGCCCTTCCAGATGGCTCGCATGGGTTCAGTGAACACCGTGCGCCGTGGCGGCGGGAACCCCACCCGCGCCCGCACTCGACGTCCTCACGGCGGGCGGGTGTCGAATGGGTTCCCATGAGCGACGAGAACCGGCCCTCCGACAGGCTCCGCGCGGCCCTGGGCGCCCCCGACGCGTCCTCGAGACTGCAGGCGGCGATGAGCGCCGGCACCCGGCCCGCGGACGAGTACGCCGCGGTGCTGGTCGCGCAGTGCGCCGTCGAGACCGACTTCGGGGTCCGCGAGATGCTGACCTGGGCGCTCACCCGGCACGACCCGGCGGTCACCGTCGAGCTGCTCCTGCCCGAGCTCGAGTCGGAGTCGCCGCAGGCCCGCAGCCAGTCGCTGCACACGCTGTCGAAGGTGGGGGATCCGCGGGCCTGGCCGGCGATCACGCCGGCGCTGCTGCACGACGAGCACCCCGAGGTCGCCCGCGCGGCCTGGCGCACGGCCGCGCGGCTCGCACCCGAGAGCGAGCGGCCGGCACTCGCCCGGCAGCTCGCCGAGCACCTCGGCGAGGGCGACCGGCCGGAGCAGCGGAGCCTGACCCGCGCGCTGCTGATGCTCGGCGATGCGGCAGCCGAACCCCTCGAGGCTGCCGCGCACTCCCCGGAGCAGGCCCGGCGGTTCCACGCCCTCGCGACCCTCCGCCTCCTGGCCGACCCCGACGAGGACGTCGAGGAGGCGTTCGCCCTCGCCCGTCGTCCCTGACGACCCCGCACGAGGGAACCCCGGACCGTCGAGGCGACCAGCTGTAGCCGGCGGCCTCGACGGTCCGGGGTTCCTTCAGGCTGCGGGGCGTCAGCCGATCGGAGTCGGGTTCACCGGGTCCGGAGGCACCGGCAGCGATCCGTTGATGCGGTTCTGCGCCTGGCACTGGCTGGTGCAGTCGGTGGCGCCCTGCGAGAGCTCGATCGCGTCCTCGCCGAGCACGCCGCCGAGGCGGCCGCCGGGCGAGACGGTCCACGTGGTGACGGTG
The genomic region above belongs to Rathayibacter sp. VKM Ac-2759 and contains:
- a CDS encoding VWA domain-containing protein, with amino-acid sequence MTPRSSGPKAWMLASAAGALVLATITTVAVVTVVPLLGDGALPSLGAAVEPSVETTPGAPSADDVPTSAAAPVAAPDPGGVPTMLILDASGSMVRDVPTGGTRMDAARAAATTLVQGLDPATELGLTVFGTGTGNSDAERAAGCSDVTTLQPVGPVDAAVFSAAIAGIAESGFTPIGPALRSAADQLPADEPATIVLVSDGVDTCSPPSSCEVAGVVLDEHPLLSIEVIGFAVDADEQAQSQLQCIATLGSGSYVDAADADQLAARLRAATASGDVVTAEGYGAARLGMTLEQARFALDGFAITEQTTEIVYVDCTDATLEFRSGVLTLITPKATTSTADGITEGVDVSVATAVYGTPSAPTRVDDGWSVDYASAPGSATGYRIVYDGPSDSTVSGRILRIVVCTCGPDASEASLTSSLVSSWQVTLDAVGPIRLGESFDEIGAEIPLLSEGLPEYCTWARYLDTGTDAVSVDLVARGDSTENRVLMIVIQGPSASAPAPRSWRDIGFGSSLPQLLAAHPDASVIRDEKYGDYAVVSGPSGSSLFFHLEQDYVDGITLAEGSEPPYEWCV
- a CDS encoding Ku protein, giving the protein MRAIWKGAITFGLVNVPVKIYSATEDHDIALHQVHDADGGRIRYQRKCEICGEVVSFDHIDKAYDDGERTVVLSKDELKALPEERDREIDVVQFVPSDQVDPIMFDRAYILEPDSSSPKAYVLLRRTLEETDRTAIVEFALRQKTRLAALRVRGKLLMLQTLLWADEVREVEFPSLEGTTRIAARELEMSSHLVDSYSEDFDAAKFTDAYQVQLRTLIDAKIEQGDALDTAATFGEAPEEEGGGEVLDLMEALKRSVERSRGAKAGAAEAAPAPKKKAAPAKKAASAAKAAPSEKAAPKKKPAAKKSAKKPAAAASESVEEKKAAS
- a CDS encoding HEAT repeat domain-containing protein; the encoded protein is MSDENRPSDRLRAALGAPDASSRLQAAMSAGTRPADEYAAVLVAQCAVETDFGVREMLTWALTRHDPAVTVELLLPELESESPQARSQSLHTLSKVGDPRAWPAITPALLHDEHPEVARAAWRTAARLAPESERPALARQLAEHLGEGDRPEQRSLTRALLMLGDAAAEPLEAAAHSPEQARRFHALATLRLLADPDEDVEEAFALARRP